The DNA region ttctctaagatggtccatttggtacccttgcctaaaataccctcctcctctgatttggttccattatttttccaacatgtgattcgtttgcatggcattccggagaacatcgtgtcggacagaggttcccagtttgtttcaaggttttggcggtccttttgtgctaagatgggcattgatttgtctttttcttcggctttccatcctcagacaaatggccaaaccgaacgaactaatcagactttggagacctatctgagatgctttgtttctgctgatcatgatgattgggtgaccttcttgccattggctgagttcgcccttaataatcgggctagttcggctactttggtttcgccatttttttgtaattctggttttcatcctcgtttttcttcagggcaggttgagccttcggactgtcctggtgtggattctgtggtggacaggttgcagcagatttggactcatgtggtggacaatttgacattgtcccaggagaaggctccacgtttcgccaaccgccgttgctgtgttggtccccgagttcgtgttggggatttggtttggttgtcgtctcgttatgtccctatgaaggtttcttctcctaagtttaagcctcgtttcattggtccttataagatttctgaaattctcaatcctgtgtcgtttcgtttggcccttccagcttcttttgccattcataatgtgttccataggtcgttgttgcggagatatgtggcgcctatggttccctccgttgaccctcctgctccggtgttggtcgagggggagttggagtatgtggtggagaagattttagattcttgtatttcgagacggaaacttctttacctggtcaagtggaagggctatagtcaggaggataattcctgggttgttgcctccgatgtccatgctgccgatttggttcgtgcctttcatttggctcgtcctgatcggcctgggggctctggtgagggttcggtgacccctcctcaaggggggggtactgttgtgaattccgttctcgaactccctcctgtggtcatgaatggtacttcggtgagttctgtctgtggactccctctggtggctgtgagtgcaactgctggctctgaggttgcttcatcagctgacctcgtttgcggctaggctggcttctctatttaactccactcagatcgttacttgatgccagctgtcaatgtatcagtactggttcagatctctctcggatctttctgatgacctgtctactccagcagaacctaagtccctgctagttcatttgttgttcattgtgtactgaatgatattgccttgctagctggaagctctggggtgcagagtggcacctccgcaccgtgagtcggtgcgggggtctttttgcacattctgcgtggctttttgtagttttttgtgctgaccgcatagatcccttttctatcctcagtctatttagtaagtctggcctcctttgctgaaacctgtttcattctgttGTTTGtgacttttcctcttaactcacagtcaatatttgtggggggctgccttttcctttggggaatttctctgaggcaaggtaaggctatattttctatctttaggggtagttagctcttaggctgtgaagaggcatctagggagtgttaggaacgctccacggctatttctagtgtgtgtgataggattagagtttgcggtcagcagagatcccactccccagagcttgtcctgttgtctagtttaaccatcaggtcattccaggtgctcctaaccaccaggtcataacacctaacctcaaacctaaccctaatcccaatacacccctaatcccaaccctaaccttaaccctaatcccaaacctaaccctaataccaaacataaccctaatgccaaccctaatgaaaaccctaaccctaatcccaactctaacactaactttagccgcaaccctagccctaactttagccccaaccctagccctaactttagccccaaccctaaccctagctctaaccctaactttagcccttaccctaaccctaaatttagccccaaccctaaccttagctttagccccaaccctaaccctaaatttagccctaaccctaaatttagccccaaccctaaccctaaatttagccccaaccctaaccctaaatttagccccaactcctctagctgccggccgacagatcatggcgggcgcaatgcgcccgccattttcttaccggatgaagaagccggcgggaaGGAGGGAATGCTGGAGaatccagggacactggtaagtataacagggtcctcgAATCCccatatttctctgtcctctgatgtgcgatcacatcagaggacagagaatgacacaccgctttttttttttgcggtcgccggtaaacagttaattaccggtgatcgcaaaacaggggtcggtaaaaaccgaccccgatcatgttctttggggtctcggctacccccggcagccgagaccccaaagatctttcgGGGGCCGGCcgacgggcgcactgcgcccgccattttttggccgaaacaagatggcggcgcccatcgggagccacgagggaaacaggtgagtatcggggggcaatcggggaccccatttctctgttgtgcgatcacatcggaggacagagaaattaaatgggaaatcgcgtttagttttttttgcgactgccggtaaatggttaattaccggcgatcgcaacccgggggtcggtaaaaaaaccccgaatcatgttctctggggtctcggctacccctggtaactgagaccccggagaaaatctgactctggggggcgctattcactttttccacagcgctgttaattaccggccctgtggtttaagtacccttaactggatagatctggaggaaacacatacagggagtgaattcattctatacatacagataattacaggccgtgtgtatttagtcctgtctattacctggagatgtgaggggctggggaacctccattataatgttcttgtacagatccttgtgtccttctaaatactcccactcctccatggagaaatagacagcgacatcctgacaccttataggaacctgacacatacaatgataccgtcatccccccgatatctccatagtgttactgtataatgtcccagcattcccagcactgtcacctctccagtcagcagctcaatcatcttgtaggcgagttctaggatcttctggtcattgatgtcctcatgtatcagggtgtgaagtggaggccccgtgattgggctcaggggtcttccccatccctcagacacagggtcctgacagcgatcactagaggtcttcttcaccactgtgtaatccttatAATGGAgagacattaataaatctcactacagacatttccagagtcctcactgttgtgaattctgctcttgcgttccccccggtggttgctgatggtaatgcagttgtccctcggttgcagtcctgggcaggtgttcccgctgattgcagctctgactgggctatttaggtgtgcaggattcattagcccttgccagttgcccattgttcttggaggttatgcatctctgtctggttcctcctgccctgctgccaaatcagccaagataagtgtctggttatgCTTCTTCAGCACACAtacggtgtgctttacaattcagtgctattcattgttttttcttgtccagcttagacggtgtttggatattttcagtcaagttggattctcaggagatgcagagatacattccatgtctttagttagatggtggactttttgtattatctgctttggatatttttaggattttaataaaatcctgatttctgcctgtgtttgtctttcctcttatactcacagtcaatattaaaatcctaaaaatatccacagcagataatacaaaaagtccaccatctaactaaagacatggaatgtatctctgcatctcctgagaatccaacttgactgaaaatatccaaacaccgtctaagctggacaagaaaaaaccatgaatagcactgaactgtaaagcacacagcatgtgtgctgaagaagcataaccagacacttatcttggctgatttggcagcagggctggaggaaccagtcagagatgcataacctccaagaacaatgggcaactggcaagggctaatgaatcctgcacacctaaataccccagtcagagctgcaatcagcgggaacacctgcccaggactgcaacccagggacaactgcattaccatcagcaaccaccggggggaacccaagagcagaattcacaacacctcacctctccagttctgtccatctgttactcccatagataagaatgatgtaatgtgacgtcatcagaacctctcacctctccagtaagccggaagaggatctctagggtgaggtgtaatatcctctccgccatcttgtctctgtccatatctgtccttgatgggtaaatcaggaaaattatcttctatagaagatcttctctgagaggatccgatattgtagagacctgaatgagaagatgagccgatgtaacatcataagaatcctgtaataatacaattactggagataataagggaaacatatgaggcgatttattattttacagtatttagtttccttctttacatctactaataaatcctatatatttaggccacagacaacaagcagtttcctcctcggagtcggcagctgaatacgtcccTCATAGACTCAtcgtccataacgctaattctcgtctcatttaccgaccctggaatcggcattagtaatactgcaggagatattcattacacgggacaggagaaataactacttcatgatgaggacgacatcttcatcttctactacggctctagagacatatgtggccagagtcggtcactgactccatcaccaccggcctctatatgaaggtttcccgtcttccccgcactgtaatcttctatcacgttacatCTCAGCTCTGAGTCACACATTAGAAAAGATTTTATGTTTCCACAATCAACGCGGACAGAAATGATCTGATCCCACAGTCTCCATGTACAGAGATTTATGGGGTTTATTTGTGGCCTTAGACTTTCCTATATTAcaggaaaaacaccagaaaaagcAGAAATTAAAATGTTTCTAAAGAAAACTGGCtccaacaattcttgtaaaaaaaaaaaaaaaaaggatataatggaactagagagagtacaaaggagggcaacaaagttaataaaggggatgggagaactacaatacccagagagattagcgaaattaggattatttagtctagaaaaaaagacgactgaggggcgatctaataaccatgtataagtatataaggggacaatacaaatatctcgctgaggatctgtttataccaaggaaggtgacgggcacaagggggcattctctgcgtctggaggagagaaggtttctccaccaacatagaagaggattctttactgttagggcagtgagaatctggaattgcttgcctgaggaggtggagatggcgaac from Ranitomeya variabilis isolate aRanVar5 chromosome 3, aRanVar5.hap1, whole genome shotgun sequence includes:
- the LOC143817827 gene encoding gastrula zinc finger protein XlCGF66.1-like; translation: MDRDKMAERILHLTLEILFRLTGEDYTVVKKTSSDRCQDPVSEGWGRPLSPITGPPLHTLIHEDINDQKILELAYKMIELLTGEVPIRCQDVAVYFSMEEWEYLEGHKDLYKNIIMEVPQPLTSPGNRQD